Below is a genomic region from Diabrotica undecimpunctata isolate CICGRU chromosome 7, icDiaUnde3, whole genome shotgun sequence.
GTTTCAACAACcactttaaattatttaaacattacataatacacaattatatttttaataaaagcacTTTTGGATAGTATAATACTGATAGTTTCTACACAGATCCATAAAaagtttctattcaaaaattcatggtcaggaaataacaaacatagaaactttagcaaatatatacaaacaagcaaaagctaaggtaaaaatttatgaaaacaccagaatttcccactaccatgGAACCATGTTTTATTATCACTGAATATAGTAAATAATTTTGTACATTTCCCATATATGTCAGCTATGAAATTTAAAGTTGAAATTAAGGAACAGTTTGTTGAATATAACCAAGAAGATGTAGAGAATCTATCCACAGTAACACTAAGAACACttcaaaaataaatcagaagaTAACTCAGGTAAGACAAGTAGTAAAAATTAATGCTAAATGTAATGTAATTGCTATTTATGAGAAATGGGACTAAAAGCTAGAATTAGGGAAGTTTGCCGAAAGTGGTGAAGGATATATATTATCTGGAGGCTATTTACATCCCCAGGTTTTGAAGACTTAGTTAATTAAACAGATGAAGACAACTCAGGCGAGAGaagtaataaaaatatctagGGAGAACTTATTTTTATAGCTTTCATTTATTCTGCAATAGATAATTTTTCCCATAGTTCTGAGATAAAATAGGCTACAACTAGAGTTTGTGGTAAGGTCTCatttaaaaaacttatatttgacaaactttaataTTTGCTCCATGATAAGTTCTGTGAAGGACATGCTAATGTCTATTGTTTAAGTATAAGTTGAGCCAAAATGTTGTCAGACACGAACATAAACCCTTGCAaactcctctaagaaggttggcaatcatcatagaaATACACATCTTAAATGTTACTGCTCTAAATAGATCGATccacaaggagacgcaatatcaccaaagctcttcactgcaactctagaaaatatattcagcaaaatgaactggcaaaAAAAGGtctatccattgatggagaatacctcagccatctaagatttatAGATGACAGCTGTCATGatgttctgattgctaataatcctgcagaactaaaggacacttataagcgacctaaatgtaGCTGGCAATgaacttaacaaaaacaaaaaccatgtaaaACGAGCTAGTAggtgtccaagatgtaataacaACATTGCAGTTGAGACAGTAAgaatgtatacctgggacaattaatacacaaatctggctccttactacCAGAAAttaacagaagaatgaaactggccTGGGCACATTTTCATAGAAATCCAGTTGTAGTCAAATCAAAGATGCTGCTCTAtcggaagaagaaaaaaattgatcagtgtatactaccaatcatgacatagaGCTGCGACATCTGGACACTATAGAAAGGTATAGCAAAGAGCGATTGAATAAGAATAGAATGAATCAGAGAGAAAACCAAGTAATCGACATAATTACATCTTTAAAATGGCAggtgtttaaatttatttaaaataatttcatttaatgtaaattCTTAGCCAAGTTTTAATTTGTCTATATAGCAACCCCATAAACCCTAGGCAAAGTTATTTTTATACAGGCAGTATGTTTCAATATGCGACAATAAGAGCACAATAAAAAACCTGTGAAGAGATTTCATCTAACAAGTTACTTCTTCACCCTATCGACCAATTATTTACCACCACTATTAACCAGCATTCAATAAATTTCATTTAACAATTTAAACAGAAGGTTGTGGGAGATTTAGCGAAAAGAACAGACAATAAATGGTCCACTAGAAtaacactgtggtatccaagaggcagaccaagacatccaaatttaagatgggactatgacaagGAAACAAGCTGGTAACATAGCTTGGAACAATCGTGCGTAGAAATGAAGAATGACTATGTAAGGGAGGCAGCACCATAATCAGTAGAatacgctgagaatgatgatgatatattctGACAATTAAGATAAGTTCTTAATTGTGCTAATATCTGGAATGGTTCAAAAATAACACGTATACTATTCTGAACTTTTATTTCCTTAAAAATATTCATACCAATTTCTACAGCAATAGAAAAATTGGTATTAagtggtaaaaatataaaacttacTTAAAAAAATAGGATTTCAAAAAATGATTGATAAAAGAATCAAATCTTTTAAATGCTATCATGATCTAGTTATAAGGTATACTTTCGAATGTAAATACATTGTAAAATAAACAAGTTTTAAGTATTACTTGTTTTCTTTGTCCAGAAACAAATTATGAAGCAAAAAAAGTTTTGCATTGCCTATTTTTTGCACAAAACATTGTTACCAGTTTCTAAATCAATAAAGAATTTATGAAATCTATACAGGAGCATAAGAAGCAATCAAAATATAACACTGGAAAAGGAAAGTCTCAGCATGATGCAGAAAATGTGTGTAAAAATGTAAGTTTTAGGtaaatatcttttttatatatggaaACATAATACTAAGAAAACAACAGCCAAAGTACATTTGCTGCTGAGAATATCGAATAACTGCTATTTGTGGATTATTTTCTAGTTCTCCCTTTAAATCCATGAGAATATGTTAGATTAAGCGACTTtgccgcaccctgtatatataagCAGGGAGTATTTCATActtaattgtatatttttatagcATCTTAGGTTTTTATTAAATCAgataacattaaaatattttagattttttttcttatGAGAAAATCAGGAATTAAAACATACCTGTAACAAGAACCCTAAATTGTGATCTTCTAGCCGGTGGTCCCCTAGAGCCTCTGCCTCTCTCGCCGCCTCGACCACCCCTAAAGCCTCCGCCGCCACCACCACCACCATGGCCGCCGCCTCCGCGAGGAAATTCCACGCGTAATCTATACCCGTCATAATCGTAGCCGTCTCTAGCATGTACAGCGTCATCTGCATCTCTgttaaattttacaaatatttaattGCATCTTAATTTGGGATAGGTACAAACTTACCTTGGATCCTCGAATTCGACAAAAGCAAATGGCGGACCGCGTCGGTTTTTCAGGTCGACAAAAGTTACCTTACCAAATTTGTAAAAGAGATCCTGGATGTCCTTGGTGCGTATATCTGGGGGAAGATTGCCAACGTATATTCTACAATCGTTACGACCGGGACCagacattttgttttttggtgtttttaaaaaataatctaaaattGTAGGTTCTGCACAAACAAGCCGACACAACCAAAGAACGGAACGGAGAAGCAGAGACAAGCAGAGAGAAACAAGATTGGAATTGGAGAATCATATAGCGCATAACACAGCGCATTCACCGGAAGTGAGTAGGGAGGGAGGCGATTTTAAATTACACAGACTTGATGTTTTGTGCTATGATAGTATTGTCTAAAATTATTGATAATAGCCTCTATTatcaataattataataaatcaaTCATCAGTTTTATATTTAACTAATGTGAATAAAAGTACGGTTTcaattataaaaagttaaaacCGGAAATAGATGTTTATGCTAAACTTCATGACAAGAAATATACTTGACGTTTGTGTGCCTAACTTTATACTAAAAAGAGTGACGTTTTGATTTGATTCTTTATTTTATGGTGCTGCGCTGCTTTATGTTTGAAAGGTTGACATTTATCTCAAATATAGTTACGTGGTATAATATTTAATTCTCAAGTAAAGTGAAAATAAAACATGGATTTCATCAATCGTATACCTACCCATATGGTAATGTTTGAATTTGATTTAATAGTATAATTCATAATAgtattaaaaaatagttaacttGCTGTCacaaataaataacatatttaagttcccgaatttaaattttttttttcttttccaggACTTTGAAGGGCAAGCCAGGGCAGAAAAGTTATCTAGAATTATCATAACATTATTTGGAGCAGTCGGTCTCATTTGGGGCTATATTATTCAACAATTCTCTCAGACGGTATACATTTTAGGTGCCGGATTCGTATTAGCTGCTCTAGTATGTTTCCCGTTTAAAAAGGGGGAAAATGTCAttttaatacttgtttttttttagttaaccATTCCACCTTGGCCTCTATATAGGAAAAAACCATTGGACTGGCAGCCAGTAAAGAATAATGATAATCATCCTAAAGAGACTTCAAAGAagggaaagaaaaataaataatactatttaagcatgttttttataatttttaaaataaaccttgTTTGTATCACTTAATTTGTTGTTTTATGTATTAACAGTCTATTTGTAGTGTATTTTTTGTGCATGCCATGCAATAATATTTTGGTTTTGATGTTATACAACAGTGATATTGTCATTTCAGGATCAATTCTTGTGTTTTATATAAGTGAACAgatataaatttttcttttcaattaaattttatagtttCTTGTATACATATTGGGGCCTACAGTATTCCCATATTTCGTaccacatattttattttttctgattttAGTACAGTCAAGTAAGTCATCTTGGTAAGTTATATGCTGGTTTATATTTTGTGTTCTATTATATAAAATAGGGTAGGTGGGGCAAAGGTATGTACTTTCTAAATTTTCATCTCTATTGAATTTCCTAATGCTTGAATTGGCCCAGAATATAGATGAAAGCGAAGTTGATACATTTCATAATCATATTAGGCAAATGaaaattcttattttattttaatcttatTTTAGACAACCATACATCACATGTTTCACTGGAAGCAATAACATGCAAAGAAGAAACATATTCAAATGCTGAGTCTGCATCCACATAGTAGTCACCACACTCGGCCATTAGATAGGAATTTCTTCAGGCCTATGAAAGCCTATTATGACGATTTTTGTGATACCTAGCTAGACGACAAACCATGTTTGTCAATCTTTGACATAATACCAGTTTGGTCAGGTCAGTCGAGCATTTGAGAAATCAGCTTTACTCGATAAAGCCACAGAGGGATTTAGAATGTGTGGTCTTCACCTATTTGATGAACATCGATTCCACCACTTATCAAGATAAAATGGATAATATTGATAGAAATAGCAATGATCTGCACTGTTTCATCTCTTTTGTTGTAGATGGAGCAGAAAGAGGCGATGAGCATGCAGGTCAAACAagaggagaagaagaagaagaggaaattatAGATGAAGAAAGAGAAGTAGAAAAAGCACAAAATAGTATTTAGGTATTTAGTAGATACAAAAATTATACAGAAAATAGAGCTGACATCCTCCCTCCTCTCCTGTTGTGTAAATAAAGAGAAATACCAAGAGGAATTAGCACAGAAACTAGTAGCAAATACCTTTGAGCACAAGAATATAGATGAACTAGCTGAGAAAATAACTAAACTAACTAActaaagcagtggatgagaatttcAAAAGACAgaaaagcgtggaagcaattTTGGAGGAGGCATATGTCCAACAATAGATAaattaaggctgaagaagaagaagtacctaCTTTATTGAAACCTATTGTTCTTGCCACACTTGTCTTTCTTGGAATTCTCAATGATAATTTGTTCCTCTTTATGAAATCGCTTGTCCAGTCACGACCAGCTAATAAAAAGCAAGGAATCTGACAGATTTTAAACTCAACCCATAAAATCGAAGATCGAGATTCCTGTAGTGTTGCACAATTTTAAGTTCTTGTTCATGAGTAAAAACTCGTTTGAATCGAGGTGACTTCGAGGAGGAGTATCAATTTTCAGACGTTTTCGAACTGCAACTTCACCGAAGTTGAGAGTTCTTCGAATGAATTTGAACCTGTcatttttgccaaaaaaatgtttcAACTTTAGTAATGGGGTAACGTGCTCTCAAAACTGAGCGATTTAATTTGGTATAATCAACAAAAACTCAAATGTTATCTCAGTTTCctaaaatttttgatattgttagGAAGTTTAAAAgcgaattagaaataaaattaattgaaaatgcACAATCTTATGTACAATCTCTGCCTAGAACAGTTCCTATACCTCTGTTAAAACCTTTAAAAGAGGAACCGGAGAGATTAAAACTTTTGGATTATAGCAGGTAGATTATCCCACAGAATAGTTTAGCCCCATAGTAATAGTACAAAAAAATAATACCTTTTAACTTTGTGCTGATTATACCAAATTAAATCGCTCAGTTTTGAGAGCACTTTTCCCCATTAATAAAGTTGAAACTATTTTGGCAAAAATGAcagtttcaattttatttttcaaaactgGATACTAATTCTGAATTCcaccaaataaaattaactaaaaattcTCAACTTTTGACTACATTTATCACCCCTTTCGGCAGGTTTTATTTTAAGCGGCTACCTTTTGGAATCACCTGTGCCCCGGAATATTTTTCCTGTATACTTAACAAAATATTGTCAGGTATAGACAGAGTTGTAAGTCACATAATGATAGGTGATGATAAACTTTGGTTCCAAGTTTATCGTTCTGATTTATTAGAACCACTGACAGCTTTACTAAAGAAAAACGTTATAATTTGGAGCGTATCACAAACGGATGCATTCCAAAAATCAAAATTACTACTAAGTGTCCTACTGTGGTCTATTTTGACCCAACAAAACAAATTTTAGTACAACCTGATGAATCTTCTTATGGCTTAAAAGCATGCCTAATTCAAATTTCTGATGGTAAAACTGAAATTGTGCATATGCATGaagattattaataaatactgagAAAATGTATGCTTAGATTGAAAGGGGCATTAGCTTTAATATGGACTATCGATAAATTTTTAGAATATGTTATCGGTTGCCATCAGTTACATTGCAAACATTATCATCGAcctttattgcaaattttacaaacaaaatcgatGGATGAACTGACACCTAGACTACGTTTCAGGTTACGTTTGATGCGTTACAATTACAGTGTTCATTATTCGCCAGGAAAAGATTTAGTTAGGATTGCTGATGCTTTGTCATGCAATTTTTCTGATAATGCTGAAGAACCAGAAACAGAGGAGTTAGAGGCTGAAACAGAGACACATGTCAAACTTATATTGCAGTCTTTGCCAACTAAACCCAATTGTCTGGAACAATTAAAAGTTGAGCAAAAGCTAGATATTATTTTGTCTCAAATAGTACCTacatccgacaccctgttagggtaaaaggaaggggagaaagaaagaaatagtaCCTACAGTACACTGCGGAAGGATGaccaaataaaaacaaattaaatcctGAATTAATCTCTTATTACCAATATCGGTTTGAACTTTTCATTGTCAGAAGATATTTTACTTCGAGGTTCTCGCATTGTGATACCTTATGCATTGCAACTACAAGTTATGAAATTCATTCATTAAGGCTATTTTGGTATTGTTCAGATGATAGCTAGGTTTGTTTACGCAGCTAGAGAATCTAGTGTATTGAAAACAGAACTAATCCTAAAGAAGCTATGCTTTCCGATAAATTTCCTGATAGGCCATGTCAGAAAGCAGCTCTGGACCTAAATAAATATCTTGATACATGGTACTTAATAACCGCAGACTACTATTCAAggttttttaaattctttaaacttacaAAAATGACAGAACAAGTTATAGTTGAGAGGGTAAAAGGAATTTATTCTAGATATGGCATATGTGAAATAGTGCGATCTGATAATGGCCCACAGTTTCGAAGTGAATTTTTCCACAGTCCAACGGACTTGTTGAGGCTGCCGTAAAGgttgcaaaaaatttaataaacacatTCACGAAACTCTTAGCTTATAGAACTACCCCCCTAGAATGTGGTTTTTTACCAGCTGAATTATTATATGGAAGAAAGATAAGGTCATTTCTTCCTTTGTTACCAAGTGACTGAAATAATCCTATCGATTTGAGAGATTTCTGAGGGAAAGAGAGGGTAGAGCTAAGGATAAGAGTGCAAACCTGTTTAACAAAAGACATCGGACCAGAACATTGTCAGATCTAACCATTGGGAAATTTGTCCCGGTAACTGATCTTAGAATTTATTCTTGTTGTGAGACTTTTAGATCAACCTAGATCTTATTTAATAGAATCAAATTCAGGTCAGGTTTACCGCCGTAATGGGTGGCATTTAATACCAGCACCTTATTACGCAAAACCCAATCAGTTTTCTCCAACATTGGTGTCAACTGAGTTCTTAGGTACtcataataataattgtaataattttgAACATAAGCAGGAAATTAGTATACAATCAACATACAAAATGTAATTTGTCCAATCAGACCATAATAGAGCAAGATTaagaaagtaaaattaaattgaatgCTTCTCCAAAGACTGTGGGTGCTAAGTCACTACCAGTGTCATCTGAAAATATTGCAGAAATTCCTATTTCAGTAAGACCCAAACGAGAAATAAGAAAACCTTCTCACTTGAAGGATTATGTGAAATGATTGTAAGCTTTAGTATATTGTATAATTTATATAGGGGAGTAGTATACAATATTATCATAGACTTGATCGCAAAAACAGCGTCCAAGAGAAACGTTGTTACAATTTGGGTGAAATTTGTTCGGTCCACAGTTGTTGTTACGTATATCGTAGTCAGCGCTTACTATTTTACCCCAAAACCTAAAGTGTAAGGGCGTTGTTTGTTGTATCCACTGGCTTCGTTATGTAGAATTCTGGGGCGCAACAGATTCTGGGacccaatttttatatataatgaagttaGCGAGCACAGAAAACTGCAGATGTATATTTTAGACTAATTGTGGGATGAACATACATACAGACATAAATAATCGTTCCTGTTCTACTCTTAGGTGTCGAGGGAGGTGCGTCTAGCTTTTGATGaattttctccattattttttgtttttcgtcAATTGTGTTGCTTCTTTGCAAGATTTGccttattttgtaatatctctatGTCGACGTTCCACTTTATTGGTCTGCCCCTTCTGTTTTTCCGCATTGGTTTAGCTTCCCATACCTTTTCACTTGTCTGTTATTGTCCATTCGTGTTGCAATTAGCATGACCCTACCATGCTAATTTTTTCTCCTTTATTGTGTGAAGTAGTGGTTTAATTTTAAGTATGTTTCTTATTTCTACAGTTTTGAGTCTGTCTGTCCTTCTCGcccctatcgttcttctgagttATTCATTTCTGCTGTTTGTATCCTACTCTGGTGTAATGGTGTCTTCTGTTTAAAATCCAgttttctgctccgtatgtcagcGTTGGCCTATAGGTATATTGTCTCATACACATATTATCATCTTAGTTTCtcttgatatttctttgttattgagAATTCCTCTATTTAGAGTCTGGAATAGATTTCCTGTACTCTTTAGTCTGTGTGGGATGACACTTTTATATTGGAACAGAATCAGTGGATATTTGATTATCTAGTTGCTAGTTGTAATTTGCAACAACACCACTCAATTGATCTTTGTATAAATGAATCAACCAAACAGAGAAATCGGGAGCAAGTTAAAAAAATTAGGTGAACCGTAGCTGCATCATCTTTGGGTAATGGTTCTAACATTTTTTTAAGGATAGATGCTAACAAAGCCGCACCGGCTCGCGGACCCGTCCGGACTTCTTAcacaatttgttctatttaaaattaaaatataggaagCCCTTAATTAAAAAGCCGTTATATGTATAACCACCTGCAGCTCTCATTATGCGCCAACCATTTCAACTTCTCATTCTTTTGTAGAATAAAACAGAGttgagttttttttaatttttattataaaacaatacaTGGTTTTAGATTTATAAGATTAACAAAAAATCTATCAGGATCGAAGGTATTGTAATCATAAAGAAGTTGTTAACGGgctaaaattaatcaataaacaATAACATTTTTACAGGTGCCTAGAATTTAATGTGtgtaacttaaattaaaatacgaTCAGTCTGATCACTTTCTTTCTTTTTACAGTTTACAAATGT
It encodes:
- the SF2 gene encoding serine/arginine-rich splicing factor 1A is translated as MSGPGRNDCRIYVGNLPPDIRTKDIQDLFYKFGKVTFVDLKNRRGPPFAFVEFEDPRDADDAVHARDGYDYDGYRLRVEFPRGGGGHGGGGGGGGFRGGRGGERGRGSRGPPARRSQFRVLVTGLPPSGSWQDLKDHMREAGDVCFADSFKDGSGVVEFLRYEDMKYAIKKLDDSRFRSHEGEVAYIRVKEDKGGSERRSGGRSRSRSFSPRNRGSPTYSPVHRSFSRSRSRS
- the Spase12 gene encoding signal peptidase complex subunit 1; this translates as MDFINRIPTHMDFEGQARAEKLSRIIITLFGAVGLIWGYIIQQFSQTVYILGAGFVLAALLTIPPWPLYRKKPLDWQPVKNNDNHPKETSKKGKKNK